In one Moritella sp. 5 genomic region, the following are encoded:
- a CDS encoding MFS transporter has translation MRTVNDNLRLTFGVAVVTMSLLLILVVGYAQALKSHRELSTDTILAQTQAAKLGIEQILNSGVPLPEIAGLNLVLQPIVNSNSSVTGLALFAGHDELYNAGETILDDNYITIPLNNKFTQVGNLKIAFSPEKVEEVVTNVFQPMVWLIAFLLVLFIVSVLRSQRRKVYLTSFIVVFFSMAISVVLLVGSLYHDGLRNKAVSLADIVSHRLAPVLEYNIDQSMVTGIDRMLDNFRKANPEVATIAVYKNTELVADSQYNQSIMLPMLGRTGWLDYSLATSKFAEVHLTYQSSVVLGQLTKILKNFAILFFACGLVCFAFIRLLGGDANQSSSEQVLERLKPLFLGAVLMESLMAPIMPQFLTSLAESSGLDASTSAIFFTLYFLGFALTLLPAARLIETYDIRTVLICGVLLSTLGGGILSVSAEGSIVSVLIARVVSGVGQAFVFISVQGYILRFSDKKNKTQAAGIIVFCFNAGFIAGAAIGALLANYFGDRAIFMIATAIGCVMTLFSLVLPSMKASTKASGSLLNNISMMMRDSWRLMKIPAFIRTMLLVGIPTKAALTGIVSFAVPLMLAERGISKESIGQVLMTYAAMVLLVSHKAGPWVDKLGSSKLALSVGNLIAGVALIILGAAFEMEDSLMIVVFTTISMMCMGLSHGLINAPVVTHVVDAMADRQEVDSVIAATYRFLERLGHVSGPLIVGPLLYRFGVDYTLIILAIFFVVIAVLFSLFDRQTPKVVNI, from the coding sequence GTGAGAACCGTTAACGATAATCTTCGGCTTACGTTTGGTGTAGCAGTAGTGACAATGTCATTATTGCTTATACTGGTTGTAGGTTATGCACAAGCGCTAAAAAGTCATCGCGAATTATCAACTGACACCATTTTAGCGCAAACTCAAGCGGCTAAATTAGGTATCGAACAGATACTCAACTCGGGTGTGCCGTTACCTGAAATCGCAGGGCTAAATCTGGTATTACAGCCGATTGTAAACTCGAATTCATCGGTTACTGGGTTAGCGTTATTCGCTGGTCACGATGAACTGTATAATGCGGGAGAAACCATCCTCGATGATAACTACATTACGATCCCACTCAACAATAAATTCACGCAGGTGGGCAATTTAAAAATTGCATTTAGTCCTGAAAAAGTAGAAGAAGTCGTGACCAATGTTTTTCAACCTATGGTGTGGTTGATTGCATTTTTACTGGTGTTATTTATTGTTTCAGTGCTTCGAAGCCAGCGTCGGAAAGTGTATTTAACGAGTTTTATCGTGGTGTTTTTTAGTATGGCAATCAGTGTCGTGCTACTTGTTGGCAGCTTATATCATGATGGTTTACGCAATAAGGCCGTATCGTTAGCCGATATTGTGAGTCACCGTTTAGCCCCTGTGTTGGAATATAATATTGACCAGAGCATGGTGACGGGGATTGATAGGATGTTGGATAACTTCCGCAAAGCTAATCCTGAAGTGGCTACTATTGCAGTGTATAAAAATACCGAGTTAGTTGCGGATTCTCAATACAACCAAAGCATTATGCTACCGATGCTGGGGCGTACAGGGTGGTTAGATTATAGTTTAGCGACCTCTAAATTTGCAGAGGTGCACCTTACTTATCAATCAAGCGTGGTACTGGGGCAGTTAACCAAAATATTAAAAAATTTCGCAATCTTATTTTTTGCTTGTGGCTTGGTCTGTTTTGCCTTTATCCGTTTGCTTGGTGGCGACGCAAATCAATCTTCATCAGAACAAGTGCTTGAACGTTTAAAGCCGTTGTTTTTAGGTGCTGTGCTGATGGAGTCTTTAATGGCACCAATCATGCCGCAGTTCTTAACCTCATTGGCAGAATCGTCAGGGCTTGATGCAAGCACTTCTGCTATTTTCTTCACACTCTACTTTTTAGGTTTTGCCTTAACCTTACTACCTGCCGCACGTTTAATTGAAACTTATGATATTCGCACTGTGCTTATATGTGGCGTGCTTTTGTCGACGTTAGGCGGTGGCATCCTTAGTGTCAGTGCTGAAGGTAGTATTGTGAGTGTATTGATTGCGCGTGTTGTGTCGGGTGTGGGCCAAGCCTTCGTATTCATTTCGGTACAAGGTTATATTTTACGCTTCAGTGATAAGAAAAATAAAACCCAAGCCGCAGGTATTATCGTATTTTGTTTTAATGCTGGATTTATTGCCGGCGCTGCGATTGGCGCACTCTTAGCTAACTACTTTGGCGACCGTGCTATCTTTATGATCGCGACCGCCATTGGCTGTGTGATGACGTTATTTAGCCTTGTATTACCGAGCATGAAAGCGTCTACGAAAGCCTCGGGATCGTTGTTAAATAATATCTCGATGATGATGCGAGATTCTTGGCGATTAATGAAAATCCCCGCGTTTATTCGAACCATGTTATTGGTGGGCATTCCGACTAAAGCGGCGTTAACTGGTATCGTTTCTTTTGCGGTGCCGTTAATGCTTGCTGAGCGTGGTATCAGTAAGGAAAGCATCGGCCAAGTGTTGATGACTTATGCTGCTATGGTGTTGTTGGTGAGCCATAAAGCTGGGCCTTGGGTCGATAAGTTAGGCAGTAGTAAGCTTGCATTGAGTGTTGGTAACCTGATTGCCGGAGTCGCGCTTATTATTCTAGGTGCGGCATTTGAAATGGAAGACAGTTTGATGATTGTTGTTTTTACCACTATTTCAATGATGTGCATGGGGTTATCACACGGTCTTATTAATGCGCCTGTGGTGACGCATGTTGTAGACGCCATGGCTGATAGGCAAGAGGTGGACTCTGTCATTGCTGCGACGTATCGTTTCCTTGAACGACTAGGTCATGTGTCTGGGCCGCTTATTGTCGGGCCATTATTATACCGGTTCGGCGTGGATTATACCCTGATAATACTGGCAATTTTCTTTGTTGTTATAGCTGTGCTGTTTTCTCTATTCGATAGACAAACACCTAAGGTGGTAAACATATGA
- a CDS encoding D-alanine--D-alanine ligase gives MEKSTFTIEQIEWIRRSLKIAVVHGGEKTQPDSFIYKNLSPRSTKTYQPVAYDIADALRESGFQHIDVLPENMDLPQRLKALNIDLVITNSGGLQGFDSMCHLPSMLEMLGVPYVGHAPMTAGLLDNKHLFKHEIKAAGIPTAPFITVGLGECITDAVNKEALDQMDADFGGRFIVKPVSGRASVHVYPVFDRADLAGKVKIVQAATNNIVMIEPYLSGREFVVAVAGSVIFKNDKLNQLASPFAFSVTERVLAGDEPIFTSMDVKPITSDRLLKVDEPELRQSLIDLGNKIYQQLGLGTLVRVDLRMDCKGKLYVLEANPKPDLKRPEGDKLSIVCHDIHNEGMSYQDLIQSLVFNRLVYLQAQRPESLAHCFNDDFFSLKSA, from the coding sequence GTGGAAAAAAGCACATTCACCATTGAACAAATCGAATGGATCCGACGCTCACTTAAAATTGCCGTTGTGCATGGTGGCGAAAAAACACAGCCGGATAGCTTTATTTATAAGAACTTAAGTCCGCGTTCAACAAAAACATATCAGCCCGTTGCTTATGATATTGCAGATGCTTTACGTGAGTCTGGATTTCAACATATTGATGTATTACCTGAAAACATGGACTTACCACAACGCTTGAAAGCGCTAAATATTGATCTGGTGATCACCAATAGTGGTGGCCTTCAAGGCTTTGATTCGATGTGCCATTTACCGTCAATGTTGGAAATGTTGGGTGTGCCTTATGTTGGTCATGCGCCAATGACGGCTGGCTTACTTGATAACAAACATTTGTTCAAACATGAAATAAAAGCAGCTGGGATTCCAACTGCGCCCTTTATTACCGTTGGTTTGGGGGAGTGCATTACCGATGCGGTGAATAAGGAGGCGTTAGATCAAATGGACGCTGATTTCGGTGGTCGATTTATTGTAAAACCTGTTTCTGGCCGTGCCTCGGTACATGTTTATCCGGTGTTTGATCGTGCAGACCTCGCTGGTAAAGTAAAAATAGTGCAGGCCGCGACGAATAACATCGTCATGATTGAACCTTATCTGTCTGGCCGTGAATTTGTGGTCGCGGTTGCAGGCTCTGTGATATTTAAAAACGACAAGTTGAATCAGTTAGCTTCACCTTTTGCCTTTTCGGTAACGGAGCGTGTACTTGCAGGCGATGAACCCATTTTTACGTCGATGGATGTAAAACCGATTACCAGTGATCGTTTATTAAAAGTAGATGAGCCTGAATTACGCCAGTCATTAATTGATTTGGGTAATAAGATTTATCAGCAATTGGGACTCGGTACGCTTGTGCGTGTTGATTTACGCATGGACTGCAAGGGGAAATTATATGTCCTTGAAGCGAATCCAAAGCCAGATTTGAAACGTCCTGAAGGCGATAAACTCAGTATTGTTTGTCACGATATTCACAATGAAGGCATGAGCTATCAAGACTTGATCCAATCTTTGGTTTTCAATCGTTTGGTGTATTTACAAGCACAACGCCCTGAATCGTTAGCGCATTGTTTTAATGACGACTTCTTCAGCTTGAAAAGCGCTTAG